ATTAGActgtctttctttttaacaaacagtACTAAAGCTCCCCAAGGTGAAATACTAAGATATAAGGGTATTGTTATTGGAGCTGTACAAGGATAAACTCAGTAGGTGACATACGATATAAGGGTATTGTTATTGGAGCTATACAAGGATAAACTTCAATTACAAATTCAGCCTCTCGATTAGGTGGTAATCCCGTCAATTCTTCAGGAAATTCACAAAGAGTTCTGATTTTATTGCATTGATTTTCAACAGAATCTGAATTTATAACATATGGCAGAAAAGCTGCACAACCCTGATGAAAAAGTTTATTAGCTTGAATTGCTAAATTAATACGACTCGACCCACTGGTTCGAATACTATTTACCTCGATTTTGTCACCACTTTTACTCTGAACAGTAAACTTCTTTTTACAACAGTCCAAAATTACCCCATACTCAGTAAGCCAATCCATTCCTAGTATTATATCAAAATCACCAAACGACATTGTCAACAAATCAATCGGAAAAATCAGGTTTTGCATCATTAACGGACATCTTCGACAGACTTGGTTTACTAGCACAGTTTGCCCCAATGGACTAGACACCGCTATTGATACTCTAAACGTTTCAGATTTTAAATTTCCCGACTCAACCAATTTTGTATTAACATATGAGTGTGAAGATCCCAGATCTATTAAAGCACAAACAGGTTCTGAATGCAATAAAAATATACCTGTTTCCACATCATGTGATCACCCTCTTCACATGTCCGTACAACATATGCTCGAGTCGATACTCTGGCCTCTAATTGTTGAGTAGCAACATCACTTCCGCTTCTAGCATTACCTCTGGAAAATGAACCACTTCTGCTTGATCTTTGACCTCTAAAAGTAGGCATAAATCTTTGTGATGTAATTGGTGCAGCATTTTCATTTTTCAGACAATCTTTAACAAAGTGCTCTGTAGATCCGCAACGAAAACAACCTCGAGTCAATATCTAACATTCACATCTATGCTTTTTCCCATGGTGTTCACAATCTGGAATTTCAGTATCCCGTGATGGACCTCATATACTACCAGTAGAAACTATCATCTATCTTTCACGATTTCTATCATCTCTATTTGATCTAAAACTCGATCTCTAGTTAGCTCgagatttttttaatcttttaggTTGCCGATTCGAACTAGTAACTCAGGAATGTTTCCTAAGCGAACGAATATTTTCAGGCTTTTTGTCAAGACCCAGTACTTGTTCAACCATTTTTGTCCTCTCCACTAAGTCTGCAAATTCTGTAATTCTGAGAGATCCCAGTTGTACTATTAGTTCATCTCGTAAACACCCTAGAAATCTCTTACAACTATCAGCTTCGGTTGGCACATATTCCACAACATATCTATTGAGTTGTGAGAATTCCCGTTCATAATCAACTACTGACATATTACCTTGTTTTAACATCAAGAACTCATTTTTTTATCTTCAATGTATAATTCACCCACatacttcttctgaaattctctttgaaagaaatcccagtgcACCTGTTCTGTTGGCACATGTCGAGTTACTGATTCCCACCATATATAAGCTTCCCCTTGTAATAAAGAAACAACACACAAAATAAACTTTTCCGGGGAGTGCATTCAAGCTAGTGCAGGATTCTTTTTATAAACTCCATCTAATTTTCAGCAGTAGATAGATTGACTCCCTTTAAACCTAGAAATTCAGTAGTACCATACTTACGCAGTTCTTTAAACAGGGCTCGTCGGGTAATAGGAGCAGATGTCATAGCAGGTACAGTTCCTGCTACTCATTGAAGGGTATCAACTATAACCCTAAGTAGTTGTGAATCATCTCTCTCTAGCATTACTtctgtaataccctgaaaatttttacagtaagatattatccttgatatagtaaaataaggaaataaagtgacataaagggaaattttgagttatgtcaatattaagaagtatattatgatatagtaattcaagaaaggactaaattgtaaaagtgagaaaagttttgttgcacaagagtaaatactcaaaatttaaggggttaaagtgtaaatatgaaaagttgaaggaccaatagtgtaaatattttaagagtggaatgatctagaaactaaggaaaatggatgaattaggaccaaattgaataggtgaagaactatgagggactaatttgcaattttaccaaaattaaatgatgactcaaggatggaattttaaaagataataaagggcaaaatggtcaattggaagagagagaaatctagaaagtaatgatgatgttgatgatattttatgattatttaattagatatatatattattttaatgagatattttattattattttattattaattatttagtataaaaggaaggaaagatgaagaattttcatcataTTTCCATGCATGCagccaacgttagaagagaaggaaaagaaagaaattttcttttctttacaatttggtccttccaccaaaaattcaccattttcacctagaaatcaaaagaatttccataggtactaagagagaaaaatgttaaggagaccatggggagttagaatatcaagttggattcaagaaatagaagctggaggagagagaaaattaagttaaagattagtatcaatagaacaaggtaagtatatcaagatttcaatatgtttttaagtttgttattattgacaaagcatgaaaataatgttatagtagagttttcttacataaggtcctatgttcatgatatattagtgaagagaaaataagagaaagtgatgagaaatggtgtagaaaaagaaaataaggatgttataacatggtaattaatatattgtactaaaatagtattggacagcagcagtagactaactttgaaaaatcaccataaattgtataaatcgaattagaagatgaaaaaaatattaaattaaatatcattgagcctagtttctcatagaagaaacggtgtaagcaatagatttgtaaatttttagatataatgaattttgtgagacaaggtcagaatgaattcgggttcccctgttctgactttgaaaaattataaaaaattgaataaaaataattagggacttaaatttatatgtatagaattctaaatgagtctatttttaatagaaacaaacaagaacatcatttgaattctgtataaagagataatttatttttagtgaagaagggtcacaactgtcagacagcagaataggggtaactttaaagaataaactgtacttattgaatgaaccaaaaattctgaaaattttatgttaagaatatatatgagtctagtttcaggaaaaattatcggatcttaattagagttctagagctccagatataaataatttagtgactatgacatagatggacagcttgaatattcataaaagtaaataataaaaattatggataatgttacttacaagtgtgttatctacattaaggatgtggaatggagaggaggaggaggaaaaatatgtatgaatattcatctagcatggctaatttgcatattttaggctctgggactaaattgaataaaagtaaaactttatgggtaattttgtaaaaatgtcaaaaataaccaaattgcatgaaatgtattattttattatttaaactacaaaattgaatgaaattattaatttagtttaagatcgggggaaaacatgttttagggattaaattgaaaagtgttgaaattatggaaaattctgatattttatagaattcatggactgttatcaatatatatgaaaataatagctggaaataaggatcaaatttatttataaagatccggacgattcaaatatgagacttgatcgtggaaaagaaaagatatcggattactgaaattataaacacaaacaagcaatgaggtaagttcatgtaacttgaattatattcttaaatgcttgaaatgcatgtttttgatatgaatatgatttgaatgttcattatatgaaattttatgaaacattgacatatttgataaaaagaggaagaaatcccggttgaatgaaaggaaaattcgatggatctctgaaaaggaattgaaggtaaaaaggatctagcccggacgggtgatcctatcctgatataaccctcccgaagaatacgtgtaaatggatttagcccggacgggtaatccgaattagggtctgaatttagcctggactggtaattcagatccaagctcattagagtaattgtcgttgcaggggatttagcctggactggtaatcccgacaatactctatgagtttatattacaggggatttagcctggactggtaatcccactgtaaggatgaggttcgcgggagtgtgctctctgatatgaaatgtgtaagaccatggttgaaagataccatggcaacctgatatgaaatgtgtaagaccatggttgaaagataccatggcagcctgatatgaaacgtgtaagaccatggttgaaagataccatggcagcctgatatgaaatgtgtaagaccatggttgaaagataccatggcagcatgacgggaaataaataagaccatggttgaaagataccatggcagcgtgacatgaaatgaataagaccatggttgaaagataccatggcaacatgacaaaaaaatgagtaagaccatagttgaaagacactatggcatcatgtcaaagataaataagaccgtggatgggagacgctatgacatttgttgaacaattgatattcaagtaatatgtatcagatgacgaatggttatatgaaataattataaagatagataaacgaaataagtataagtacatggaatataatttatgttaagtttgatataaactattaccggaataaatatacataaaatatatggaaatgatagagcatgaaatattgatataatgaaatgaatgatatatgcttatgaagaaacggtaagagcatgatatatttcatgacatgtacatatatgattatctttgatatgttgatacaatgaaattatgtaagttgagactattattaaactcaagtgcgatatgtcgagaaaatagatatatcaatgttgaatttatatcaGATATGttcaagtatactaacaatgctactgtttgatgcttatacaagtgtcaaaactgttgattgaatagtaatatatttatttatatgatgcattgaatcggtaagtatttaattttttttaatgatctgtaaatggtagtaatgctctgaaaccctattttggcagcggatacgggttaggggtgttacatttctttCGACATTAGGTGGTTAATTTCTTACTAGATTTACACTCGGTGTTACTGCATCGGCTTCATCTCTTTCATATGATTTATCATCTCTAGTATACAATTCTTGATCAGTATCAGCAATATATTTATCTGGCATCTTTaactataaaatagaaacaaacatATCAGCATCCAATTTCGACTCAATTCGACTCAATTCGACTCAATTATGACATGTCCCTCTAGACTCAGTTCTGAGCCCGATTTAGCCCGAGAATTGGCTAAACctgaatagctctgataccattaaatgtaacaccccttaaccccttTTTTATTGTTAGAACAGGGTTACGGAACATTACTGAACTTTTCAGAACAAATACAAACATTACAGTTCAGCTAGGATACATCATAAGTTAATCATATAATCCCTTTATgggtcctcgaggcccaaaatataggTTAGTATTAAATCGGAACTCAAtcggaaacttagaaaatttttcatgaaattttaaaatttttcctaaatgcagggctcatacgcccgtgtgacccttTGACATGCCTGTGCTTCAGGCCGTATCTTACCCCTTGTAACTCCCTGACTTACCTCACACGACTAAGCCACACACCCGTATACTAGACCGTGttcttcacacggttgagacatatgcccgtgtctctgcctatgtggcaaaacctgagcattctgttttgaaaaaaattaaattgtaggggatacacagcctaaccacatgcccatgtataAGCCGTTTGTCTCACACGGGCTGGTCACACCCCAGTGTGGACTTAAAATAAGCCTTATACatcaagtttaccaaccctgcaaattTTGACCAACTAGCAACTCAAAATCCAATTGTTTAACCAatccaaaacacattcaaataccTCTAATACATGCCAAATTCATCAATCTAATGACTTAACCAATGTACCAACATAggtattttacaaatatttactAACTCAATTCATTTAACTTCATTTAAACCAACTCAAACTTTATACCAAATTTCAACCTAAAATTTGcatatgttaaattcattcatacttCAACCAAAGCATACCATTTTATAATCTCAACATAACTCATAAACTTATCATATAATCAACTAAAATCTTCTATATCATCACTTACAACCATTTCTCAAAATGACATACATatgacaacctaggtacatgccattaccaaaagaaatatattttacCACTTTGAGTTAGGGATCGGCTTTGGATGTTGATTCAATGATTTGACTTTAACATAACCTGGTcacagaaacaaaccgtacgttgagtatacactcagtggtatttctagaATCCGAATACTTTagagaaaataatattataaagcaTACACATTTAACCATATGTGAACATTGATCAATCAATAATTCAAATCATCCATTTAACCTTCATTTCATCAATAGctaattcaaatatattttatcactttaattcatataacatttagcaatagcaatttttttttcatgaaccCTTGGTTCGTGCATTTCATTTgcacaattcaattcaatgtcaaatttcaaattcacattcaatatcaATCTTATTGCCAATTCATTTATTTGCCCCTATTAACACGACatggactttgacggatacacagatccaaccaaaacacaccagtatggcacccagtgcctcatcggataatttgaAGTAATATGTTGACACCAagtgtctcatcggccatgccgaagtaagttggtacccagtaccttatcgaatttatccgaagtaataatattatgacacccagtgtctcatcgactcgtgGTCGAAGTATCCTTTAACtcttctaatcctatggcatgccaactatatccgacttagcccgatacagttaatagagtttcaattcacttttcagatataatcaatatccaatattgatttttcatataatcacataaatatacatatattcatttcaattcaaaaattaatcaattcaatatatatatatctatcaattcaaatcattcaatcaattattaaaatatcaattagtCACCTCAATaattaccataaaaatttaataaaaatacaacaattaataactaagttcgaattatagaaatacaaattatAATTTCCGAGCTAATTTTCGTtgactttgtcttttcctttcctAACCTAGGTCTGCGGCTCAATGTTTGCTacagaattaaaataattgaaaatcatcaatacaatacaatttaacattgaatatttcaatttatacacAGTTTTTGCCTAAACTCCAATATAGTCGTTAAATCAAACTAACTTTTTTTCTTACAAAACTAATTCCATATCtcaattcaatttccactttaatcTAATTTCAACTccctaatttcaccataaaaccctaatttcaaaattctctcaatttagtccctattacttaaaacttatgatttattttacaattcaatcattttctcaattctaacttgaaattctatcaatttaacccctaattcttcaatttattcaacatgaacatcTAAAATCtcactaattttcaaaattttaaacataattcaaATAGTATTTTATTCTAagattccaaaaactcaaaaattacaagaaaataaattaaattgacttatcaattaaaattgaaaccttaaaaaccctaatttcctttttttcttttctttcccctaTTTCGTTCCAACTtctgttctttttctttgttttatttattatttacttctTTAATAATAGGTAAATACAaatatgtattacaaatgtatatatgtatttattacacatgtacattattattaccatacaattgtcacaatttagtttatttatttatttagtccttcaacttttctttaatctataattaagctttcacacttaatttaatttaatccttatacataattaaccttaattcaagctaattctcctaactaaaacttaattaaccacacaactaatttcataaatatttttaataaatatttatgaatccgTTTCATAAAAATAGTGACCCAAAAATGCACATTTCTAAAACGCGTAAATTTTTGGTTGTTACACAAATCAAATTTATACTCttgaattttagcatttttaattgaatttaaattttatttagaagaaaaaaattgaatcaagaaaaaaaatatgatttatcatttttctattataaaaaaataggaaTGACGTGAAATCAGaatttcatacaattcatttttatgATCTAATTATTTAAAGAAGAGAAATGTTTAACTTCTACGGTAACAGTTTTTTgttctcactttttttttaagGCAATACATGTCtttatttaaaagtaaataaataaaatgttattttaagaTAAAGTTTATGAATGTTTTTgcagtcttttttttttcttttttaaacatGAACAGTTTTTACAAagggaaaagaaaattgaataaaataatattataattatctAAAATGGACAAATCCTGATTAGTGATTAcaacataataattttataaataactagTTTCGTAATTGTAAATTTGTGACTAATCTTTGTTAGGAAATACAacaaaatataaatgattaactattttaactaaaaataaataaatttagttataagaattttaggaaaaaaaaacgAATAGCTTAATAATGGAGCAACAAGAATAGTGTAATGTTAAAAATCAATGATGTTTGATGTTTGCATTGGCATTTTGTAATTTCTTTTATAGGAGAATATGTAAAATTTGGATATATAAAAGATGGGGCAAATGATGTTTaagcatgcatgcatgcaagatATGATAATCCATTACAAACATGAAGTCAATGTGTGGGTAATCAGAGATAATAAGGGCGTCCAAAGTTAATGCTCAAAAGGAGCCTTACATGCTTGTATTTATTTCCCTTCTTGTCACATAATGGGACCGTCCTAATCCCAGTTCTCAACTCTGATACAGGTAAAGATGTTTGGCCTCCGAAATCAGGTCTCCCAGTGGTGTCATATTCCAGGACTTGAATCCGAAGCACAGCTAATTCCGGAACACGAATTAGGAATTCGAAATCCTGGTCCCATACAGGTAACCATTCGTCTTCTATTATTGCTGTTCTCTTTACATCCTTATCTTCTGGAACACCAGCAATTCCAATCTGTGCAGATAGATAAAAATTAATCACCAAAaactgcatatatatatatatgtaattggTTAACAGTATGTTTGACATGGAAATTTAATCGTCTTACTCTCGTATAGAAGTCGGGCGGGGAATAGCGATCAAATGCAGTATGGTGGAAATCCTGATGCCAACCTTCCCCCAAGATAACTTTTACCTGTAAAGACAAACGTATGGAAGAATGAGAATAGTAAAGGAACCAAATGGTGCAGTTATAAGTAGATCTAGTACCCTCAAAACGGTCTTGACTTCCAATGGCGCATTGGGATTAAAAACCTCATCATTCTCTCCCCTCTGCAATAAAAAATCAGGTTTCTTCACATAGCCGCATCCACCATTTGCTTTAAACATTCCTTGCATTATCCATAAGTACTTTCCATATCCCTGTCCGAAGAGAATCAATATtggtattttcttttcttctgaTGTGAAATAGGTATGAAATAAAACTAATGAAATTTGGCCCTGAAAAAGTCTTTACCTGCATGTTAAATGCAACCATTTGAGCTCCATGCATCCACCCAACAAAAGGATTGTAATTGGAAGAGTCTAAGCGTGTGCCTTTAGGATACACTCTCAGCAAATTTCGTTGAGTAAACctagaataaattttataactaaaaTGTCAAAGTTTATCATCAGTGTTTCCACAAGTTCGTCGAACTGAGGTAGTGCATTAATGGAGCACAAATTCCAGGTGATGGAAAACCACCCATGTCAACATGCAAAAACTGCTATACCTCACAATCTTAGTAGCATATGCTCTAATAGCATTTTCAAGCTCTTGTTCACTCAAGCTAAGCCGTCGGACTTTCATTGGGTCATCACTCAGCCAGTTCTCTAATCCACCTTTGAGCTTCCCAGCATGAATGGCAATTAGCTGCCTGTATTGAACCACAGTATTCTCTTCGTCTTCATCTGGAAAATGTTCTCCTACATCTGATGGATTCCGCTACCCAATCATAAATGACAAGTAGACAGAAATTATTCgcaacataatatatatatttaactctTAATGCAGATATGTCTGCTACTTTTTGACAATTCATTTCTTACTCTTCCACTCTCAGTTTCTGAAACATCTCCCCTGTTTTCGCCCAGGTACTCTTTAGGGGGTTTGGTTGAAATCAGAATCCTTTTCTTCAATGATTCTGGTGAAGGAAATTGCTGCATGTTTTCTGTTTCGGACCGGTAGAGCATAACTCCAAAAGTTTCTGTGAccatctaaaaaaaaaaaaacaagtcgtCAGAAAAAGGACATTTCAGGCTTAGTATTAGGTAGATACTATCATCATCATTATAAGCTCACCTTAGCCACTTTTTTCTGAAGATTTGGATTCAAATGGTCTTCAAAAGTGATCACAACTGGATATTCTGAAGCATGGAATGCATTCTCCTTAATTGCTTGCAAACATTCTTGGAGGTCCACTGGAGAAGTCAGAGTCCTGCAAGTTTTAGTGAATTCAACACTTTAGGAATTTGGACAGTTTTGTCTCTGAGTCTTGAACTTACTTGTAGAAATCATGTTCCTTTttacaagaaaaaagaaatatgggATAAGAAAAGAGTGTGGCTAGTTGATGATACCCGCCATGGCGAATTTCGACACCGTCCCCCTTGGAATTTGGCCACAGGTCCAATTCAATCACTCTTACACCTCTAAGCAGAGCATCTTTAATGGGTTCTACACTGCTGGGGCTGATTACTTGATTCCCAGTCAAGTAGGAATTATGTCCCGTGAATATGAAATAATGTGCCAATGGAGCCGTCATGTCATGGTGCACCTAAATGAAAACAGTAGGAGATGATCCAATCATGAGAATTCTTTTATGGGAATGGAGGCTGCACATCATATTATAAACTAATGCTTGAATGAAATCTGCTGCGAAATGTAAATTCTGAGGACCAAATAAAAAGAAAGGCAGAAAATACCTTTGAAGATGGAGGGTGAGCAAGGTTATGGTCACCAAGGAGATATCTAAAGAAAGCTTCTAAATGGAGTCCTCTCCTGTGGAAGATATTAAGATGCTTGAGACTATCAAAAATGGCTTGAGCATCTTCCTTGGTGGCATTATTTTCACCTTGATGTTCAATCAGAAACGTCAGGAGGTCATCCACAGTCATCGTTCCACTTTGTGAGAAACGATTGAAGGCATTCTTAACAGCTGGAGGTGGCTCGACCACCCTTGTCTTGAATATTCTCCTCCAACACAGGCACACCTTGAAATTCTGCTTCGGCATCCCACTTTTTCTCAAACACCGAAATTGATgagtttcttttctctttcacaCTGCTctacttctctctctctctctgtctctctatttatatatataaatcagaTATATGCAGATGGAAAGACAGGAATGGCGTTTTAATAAAGTGAGAATATGTGCTGAAGCAATTACAGTAAGGAAGCTGAAACAGTCCATATTCATGGCATATATGAGCACATTCATGAGGGATGAAAATGGCTTATTTAACACGTTGCAGCTAGCCTTTTTTACTTGATACCAAGGGAACAGATTGCTTGTCGTTGTCATTCGCTTAGAAATTAACGGTAAAATTTAAAAGGTCAAAGAAAGG
The sequence above is drawn from the Gossypium hirsutum isolate 1008001.06 chromosome A05, Gossypium_hirsutum_v2.1, whole genome shotgun sequence genome and encodes:
- the LOC107959194 gene encoding phosphoinositide phospholipase C 2 codes for the protein MPKQNFKVCLCWRRIFKTRVVEPPPAVKNAFNRFSQSGTMTVDDLLTFLIEHQGENNATKEDAQAIFDSLKHLNIFHRRGLHLEAFFRYLLGDHNLAHPPSSKVHHDMTAPLAHYFIFTGHNSYLTGNQVISPSSVEPIKDALLRGVRVIELDLWPNSKGDGVEIRHGGTLTSPVDLQECLQAIKENAFHASEYPVVITFEDHLNPNLQKKVAKMVTETFGVMLYRSETENMQQFPSPESLKKRILISTKPPKEYLGENRGDVSETESGRRNPSDVGEHFPDEDEENTVVQYRQLIAIHAGKLKGGLENWLSDDPMKVRRLSLSEQELENAIRAYATKIVRFTQRNLLRVYPKGTRLDSSNYNPFVGWMHGAQMVAFNMQGYGKYLWIMQGMFKANGGCGYVKKPDFLLQRGENDEVFNPNAPLEVKTVLRVKVILGEGWHQDFHHTAFDRYSPPDFYTRIGIAGVPEDKDVKRTAIIEDEWLPVWDQDFEFLIRVPELAVLRIQVLEYDTTGRPDFGGQTSLPVSELRTGIRTVPLCDKKGNKYKHVRLLLSINFGRPYYL